In Streptosporangiales bacterium, one genomic interval encodes:
- a CDS encoding tyrosine-type recombinase/integrase, with amino-acid sequence MAERLDDLVASWRRHLRAADKAPRTVELYGQSVRFFTRWLTDRGRQPTLDELTRSAIAHWLGDLADAGQSTNTLSTRFRGLRRFCRWLVAENLVDRSPMEGMEQPKAAPQPVPILTDEEIGALLKATAGSAFADRRDHAILRVLFDCGVRISEVTRLTLLDVDFDVEVVRVIGKGRKVRVVPFGAKTSRALDRYLRERRKHPKAGETDRLWLSQRGPLSVDGLDERIRIRGTQAGVVDLHAHRFRHTAAHSWLAAGGGEQDLKRLMGWTSDAMLAVYGSSAAEQRAREAARRLRLGDRL; translated from the coding sequence ATGGCAGAACGGCTCGACGACCTGGTCGCCTCCTGGCGGCGGCACCTGCGCGCCGCGGACAAGGCGCCCCGCACGGTCGAGCTGTACGGCCAGTCGGTGCGGTTCTTCACCCGCTGGCTCACCGACCGTGGCAGGCAACCGACGCTCGACGAACTCACCCGCTCGGCGATCGCGCACTGGCTCGGTGATCTCGCCGACGCCGGGCAGTCGACCAACACCCTGTCCACCCGGTTTCGAGGTCTCCGCCGGTTCTGCCGCTGGCTCGTCGCAGAGAACCTGGTCGACCGCTCCCCCATGGAAGGGATGGAGCAACCGAAGGCCGCGCCCCAACCTGTTCCCATACTCACTGACGAGGAGATCGGCGCTCTACTGAAGGCAACGGCAGGGTCGGCGTTCGCCGATCGCCGTGACCACGCGATCCTGCGAGTGCTGTTCGACTGCGGCGTGCGGATCTCCGAGGTCACCCGACTCACTCTCCTCGACGTCGACTTCGACGTCGAGGTGGTCCGGGTGATCGGCAAGGGCCGCAAGGTGCGGGTCGTGCCGTTCGGTGCGAAGACGTCCCGCGCCCTGGACAGGTACTTGCGGGAGCGGCGCAAGCATCCCAAGGCGGGCGAGACCGACCGGCTCTGGCTGTCGCAACGCGGACCGCTATCCGTCGACGGACTAGACGAGCGGATCCGTATCCGGGGTACGCAGGCGGGCGTCGTCGACCTTCATGCGCACCGGTTCCGGCACACCGCCGCGCACTCGTGGCTAGCCGCCGGGGGCGGCGAGCAGGACCTCAAACGGTTGATGGGCTGGACATCCGACGCGATGTTGGCGGTCTACGGTTCATCCGCCGCCGAGCAGCGGGCGCGGGAAGCGGCGCGGCGGCTCCGCCTCGGAGACCGGCTCTAA
- a CDS encoding ATP-dependent DNA ligase yields MSEALELQVGDRTVRVSNPDKVYFPERGHTKGDIVRYFLAVGDGILASLRDRPTTLERWPSGVFPGAKLSTRQDNRGDAFYQKRIPKGAPDYVESVSIAFPSGRKADEVCPTELAVVAWAGNLGTLTFHPWPVRRPNVDHPDQLRIDLDPQPGTDFADAARVAGELRGLLEELGMTGWPKTSGGRGLHVYVPIEPRWTFVESRRALIALGRELVRRMPDHVTLNWWKEERGERIFIDYNQMARDRTIASAYSVRAKAEARVSAPLRWDEVGDVTPDDFDVVSMPKRFAELGHVHAGIDDEAYSLDTLLEWADRDERDEGLGNLPYPPDYPKMPGEPMRVQPSRAKRVTSDNAPA; encoded by the coding sequence ATGTCCGAGGCACTTGAGCTGCAGGTCGGCGACCGTACCGTGCGGGTGTCCAATCCCGACAAGGTCTACTTCCCCGAACGGGGCCACACCAAGGGCGACATCGTCCGCTACTTCCTCGCCGTCGGTGACGGCATCCTCGCCTCCCTGCGCGACCGTCCCACCACGCTCGAGCGGTGGCCGTCGGGCGTCTTCCCCGGCGCGAAGCTCTCGACGCGCCAGGACAACCGCGGCGACGCGTTCTACCAGAAGCGGATCCCCAAGGGCGCGCCCGACTACGTCGAGTCGGTCAGCATCGCGTTCCCCAGCGGCCGCAAGGCGGACGAGGTCTGCCCGACCGAGCTCGCGGTGGTCGCCTGGGCCGGCAACCTCGGCACGCTGACGTTCCACCCGTGGCCCGTCCGCCGGCCGAACGTCGACCACCCCGACCAGCTGCGCATCGACCTCGACCCCCAGCCGGGCACCGACTTCGCCGACGCCGCGCGGGTCGCCGGCGAGCTGCGCGGCCTGCTCGAGGAGCTCGGCATGACGGGGTGGCCCAAGACCTCGGGCGGCCGCGGCCTGCACGTGTACGTGCCGATCGAGCCGCGCTGGACCTTCGTCGAGTCGCGACGCGCGCTGATCGCGCTCGGCCGCGAGCTCGTCCGCCGCATGCCCGACCACGTCACGCTGAACTGGTGGAAGGAGGAGCGCGGCGAGCGGATCTTCATCGACTACAACCAGATGGCCCGCGACCGCACGATCGCCTCCGCCTACTCCGTCCGCGCCAAGGCCGAGGCGCGCGTGTCGGCGCCGCTGCGGTGGGACGAGGTCGGCGACGTGACGCCCGACGACTTCGACGTGGTGTCGATGCCGAAGCGGTTCGCCGAGCTCGGCCACGTCCACGCGGGCATCGACGACGAGGCGTACTCGCTCGACACCCTGCTCGAGTGGGCCGACCGCGACGAGCGCGACGAGGGCCTCGGCAACCTGCCCTATCCCCCGGACTACCCGAAGATGCCCGGCGAGCCGATGCGCGTCCAACCCAGCCGCGCCAAGCGTGTGACCAGCGATAATGCACCCGCGTAA
- a CDS encoding sensor histidine kinase: MSRSTRPEVRRVRRRIAVPSRLDAGVGVAGAALAVAGTVVAAMRQDTGHALDAGSTALVALAGLALAWHRRAPVVVLGVVVALVAAYLLSGYPYGPIQLCMVVAMFEVARLRRLRASLLVCGIATAVTVAALMFRAVLQAELPLLLVVFWASWLVLPWSVGALVQVRAAATRRARRDLLATGALEERVRVARDVHDVAGHGFSAVAMQAGVALLLLDERPDQAKESLEAIRSTSTQALTDLRAMLDAFPRPSGNGQDGADPLDAPSLRDIEPLVASVRAAGLPVRLDLPDVRVPREIEGVTYRVVQEALTNVLRHGGPTSAEVRVARDGDTLLVEITDRGVGAADVRAGRGLGGMRDRVASAGGVLVTESRTGGGFLVSARLPTGSAA; this comes from the coding sequence ATGAGCCGTTCCACCCGTCCTGAGGTGCGTCGGGTCAGGCGCCGCATCGCCGTCCCGTCGAGGCTGGACGCCGGGGTCGGGGTCGCGGGTGCAGCGCTCGCCGTCGCAGGCACGGTCGTCGCAGCGATGCGGCAGGATACCGGACACGCCCTCGACGCTGGCTCGACGGCACTCGTCGCTCTCGCGGGCCTTGCCCTCGCGTGGCACCGGCGGGCGCCGGTCGTCGTTCTCGGCGTCGTGGTCGCGCTCGTCGCGGCGTACCTGCTGAGCGGCTATCCGTACGGGCCGATCCAGCTGTGCATGGTGGTCGCCATGTTCGAGGTCGCGAGGCTGCGCCGGTTGCGGGCGTCGCTCCTGGTCTGCGGCATCGCCACTGCGGTGACGGTAGCGGCGCTGATGTTCCGCGCCGTCCTGCAGGCCGAGCTGCCGCTGCTGCTCGTCGTCTTCTGGGCGAGCTGGCTCGTCCTCCCGTGGTCGGTCGGCGCCCTGGTGCAGGTGCGCGCGGCAGCGACGCGACGTGCCAGGCGGGACCTGCTGGCCACGGGGGCCCTGGAGGAACGCGTACGCGTCGCGAGGGACGTCCACGACGTCGCCGGTCACGGGTTCTCCGCGGTGGCGATGCAGGCCGGCGTGGCCCTGCTGCTCCTCGACGAGCGACCCGACCAGGCGAAGGAGTCGCTCGAGGCGATCAGGTCGACGAGCACGCAGGCACTCACCGACCTCCGCGCGATGCTCGACGCGTTCCCCCGACCGTCGGGGAACGGGCAGGACGGTGCGGATCCCCTCGACGCTCCGAGTCTCCGCGACATCGAACCGCTCGTCGCCTCCGTACGTGCGGCAGGTCTCCCCGTCCGCCTCGACCTGCCCGACGTCCGGGTGCCGCGCGAGATCGAAGGTGTCACCTACCGCGTCGTCCAGGAGGCCCTGACCAACGTCCTGCGACACGGGGGTCCGACGAGCGCCGAGGTGCGGGTGGCCCGCGACGGCGACACGCTCCTCGTCGAGATCACCGATCGCGGTGTCGGCGCCGCGGACGTCCGAGCCGGCCGCGGACTCGGCGGGATGCGCGATCGAGTGGCGTCGGCCGGCGGGGTGCTGGTGACGGAGTCGCGTACGGGCGGGGGCTTCCTCGTCTCCGCGCGGCTTCCCACCGGGAGCGCGGCATGA
- a CDS encoding response regulator translates to MIRVALADDQAVVRMGLRVLVDREADLEVVGEAADGVAAVALVRELRPDVLLLDIRMPGMDGLEALAAISADDELAGTRMIVVTTFETDEYVFRALQAGASGFVLKDAAPDEVVHAIRVVAAGEALLSPSVTRRVIGRFCGPQARSVAPLPGVDELTERERELVAWVATGRSNDEIGRELVISPATVRTHVGRAMLKLGARDRAQLVVLAMQHGLTLPAP, encoded by the coding sequence ATGATCCGGGTCGCGCTCGCCGACGATCAGGCCGTGGTGCGGATGGGCCTGCGTGTGCTCGTCGACCGCGAGGCCGACCTGGAGGTCGTCGGCGAAGCGGCGGACGGCGTGGCGGCCGTCGCTCTGGTCCGCGAGCTGCGTCCCGACGTCCTGCTGCTCGACATCAGGATGCCCGGCATGGACGGGCTCGAGGCGCTCGCCGCGATCAGCGCCGACGACGAGCTGGCGGGCACGCGCATGATCGTCGTGACCACCTTCGAGACCGACGAGTACGTCTTCCGTGCGCTCCAGGCCGGGGCGAGCGGCTTCGTGCTCAAGGACGCCGCGCCCGACGAGGTCGTGCATGCGATCCGGGTCGTGGCGGCGGGTGAGGCGCTGCTGTCGCCGTCGGTGACGCGTCGGGTGATCGGCCGGTTCTGTGGTCCACAGGCGAGATCCGTGGCTCCGCTGCCCGGCGTCGACGAGCTGACCGAGCGGGAGCGAGAGCTCGTCGCCTGGGTGGCCACCGGCCGGTCGAACGACGAGATCGGCAGGGAGCTTGTCATCAGCCCGGCGACCGTCCGCACACACGTCGGTCGCGCAATGCTCAAGCTCGGCGCCAGGGACCGCGCGCAGCTCGTCGTCCTGGCCATGCAGCACGGGCTCACTCTGCCGGCGCCCTGA
- a CDS encoding ATP-dependent DNA ligase encodes MRLPVMPPVSPMLAKSVKEIPASAHSYEPKWDGFRSIIFRDHDEVEIGSRNERPMTRYFPELVEAVKANLPERCVVDGEIVVVGPSGDRLDFEVLQQRIHPAVSRVTMLSETTPAKFVAFDLLALGDEDYTERPFTERRAALVDALSAARPPVHVTTATTDPAVADQWFTRFEGAGLDGVIAKPLDGTYQPDKRVMFKIKHERTADCVVAGYRVHKSGPDAIGSLLLGLFNDEGELASVGVIGAFPLARRKELFAEMQPLVTTFDEHPWAWERQEQGSRTPRNSEGSRWSGGKDLSFVPLRPERVVEVRYDHMEGVRFRHTAQFVRWRPDREPTSCTYEQLEEPVSFDLEEILGLR; translated from the coding sequence ATGCGCCTACCTGTCATGCCGCCGGTCTCGCCGATGCTGGCGAAGTCGGTCAAGGAGATCCCCGCGAGCGCCCACAGCTACGAGCCGAAGTGGGACGGGTTCCGGTCGATCATCTTCCGCGACCACGACGAGGTCGAGATCGGCAGCAGGAACGAACGGCCGATGACGAGGTACTTCCCCGAGCTCGTCGAGGCGGTCAAGGCGAACCTGCCCGAGAGGTGCGTGGTCGACGGCGAGATCGTCGTCGTCGGGCCGTCGGGCGACCGGCTGGACTTCGAGGTGCTGCAGCAGCGGATCCACCCGGCTGTGAGCCGCGTGACGATGCTGTCCGAGACCACTCCGGCGAAGTTCGTCGCGTTCGACCTGCTGGCGCTCGGCGACGAGGACTACACCGAGCGCCCGTTCACCGAGCGGCGTGCGGCGCTCGTCGACGCGCTGTCGGCGGCGCGGCCGCCCGTCCACGTGACCACGGCCACCACCGACCCGGCGGTCGCCGATCAGTGGTTCACCCGATTCGAGGGCGCCGGCCTCGACGGCGTGATCGCGAAGCCGCTCGATGGCACGTACCAGCCGGACAAGCGCGTGATGTTCAAGATCAAGCACGAGCGCACCGCCGACTGCGTGGTCGCCGGCTACCGCGTGCACAAGAGCGGCCCCGACGCGATCGGCTCGCTGCTGCTCGGCCTCTTCAACGACGAGGGCGAGCTCGCGAGCGTCGGTGTGATCGGCGCGTTCCCGCTGGCGCGGCGCAAGGAGCTGTTCGCCGAGATGCAGCCGCTCGTCACGACCTTCGACGAACACCCGTGGGCGTGGGAGCGCCAGGAGCAGGGGAGCCGCACACCGCGCAACAGCGAGGGCAGCAGGTGGAGTGGCGGCAAGGACCTCTCGTTCGTCCCGCTGCGCCCGGAGCGCGTCGTCGAGGTGCGCTACGACCACATGGAGGGCGTGCGCTTCCGCCACACCGCCCAGTTCGTGCGCTGGCGTCCGGACCGCGAGCCGACGTCGTGTACGTACGAGCAGCTCGAGGAACCGGTCAGCTTCGACCTGGAGGAGATTCTCGGCCTGCGCTGA
- a CDS encoding DUF664 domain-containing protein: MSDDAEQHPPIQYSEQWADDTRTPPPPIADERTMLTAYLDYYRDTLALKCAGLSHEQLSEKSVPPSGLSLHGLVRHLSGVERWWIQIQFAGHDVPMLYYSDDDPNQDFDDLGGDVEEAFEIWRAECGRSREIAAAAESLDDTGTRRRDGTPFSLRWVLLRMIAEYAQHDGHADLLRERIDGAVGH; encoded by the coding sequence ATGAGCGACGACGCCGAGCAGCACCCGCCGATCCAGTACTCGGAGCAGTGGGCAGACGACACCCGCACTCCACCGCCGCCGATCGCGGACGAGCGCACGATGCTGACCGCCTACCTCGACTACTACCGCGACACCCTCGCGCTCAAGTGCGCCGGGCTGTCGCACGAACAGCTCTCCGAGAAGAGCGTGCCGCCGTCCGGGCTCAGCCTGCACGGGCTCGTCCGCCACCTCTCCGGCGTCGAGCGGTGGTGGATACAGATCCAGTTCGCCGGCCACGACGTCCCGATGCTCTACTACTCCGACGACGACCCGAACCAGGACTTCGACGACCTCGGCGGCGACGTCGAGGAGGCGTTCGAGATCTGGCGGGCGGAGTGCGGGAGGTCACGCGAGATCGCGGCCGCCGCGGAGTCGCTCGACGACACCGGCACCAGGCGCCGCGACGGCACGCCGTTCTCGCTGCGCTGGGTGCTGCTGCGGATGATCGCGGAGTACGCCCAGCACGACGGCCATGCCGACCTGCTCAGGGAGCGCATCGACGGCGCCGTCGGCCACTGA
- a CDS encoding acyl-CoA dehydrogenase translates to MDFSLGDEETAVRDTVRAFVTKEVMPIEQEALRRERAHEPGLTRDELRELQLKAKEFGFWGLATPTEYGGMDLSAVVQSLVWTEIGRTFVQFRFGGDADNILFHADEEQRREYLVPTIEGERLSCFAITEPGAGSDAANIRLGARRDGDDWVLDGEKTFITGGDVADFAIVVAVTDRDRSPRDGGATAFLVDRAMGWRSEPIQTMGEGGPAALVFEDVRVPGRNVLGEVGQGFPLGMEWIEKGRYVIPSLALGIAERALQMAIDYANTRETFGRPIGANQAIQWKIADAETALEAARWLTLRAAWTVDQGLPSRHASSMAKLSGAAMVNRVVDDVLQIHGGMGYTRELPIERWYRQVRLFRIFEGTDEMQRLILSRDLLRGYTQIGLS, encoded by the coding sequence GTGGACTTCTCGCTCGGCGACGAGGAGACGGCGGTCAGGGACACCGTCCGGGCGTTCGTCACCAAGGAGGTGATGCCGATCGAGCAGGAGGCCCTGCGCCGCGAGCGCGCGCACGAGCCCGGGCTGACCAGGGACGAGCTGCGCGAGCTGCAGCTCAAGGCGAAGGAGTTCGGCTTCTGGGGCCTGGCGACGCCGACCGAGTACGGCGGGATGGACCTCTCCGCCGTCGTGCAGTCGCTGGTCTGGACCGAGATCGGGCGGACGTTCGTGCAGTTCCGCTTCGGCGGTGACGCGGACAACATCCTGTTCCACGCCGACGAGGAGCAACGGCGCGAGTACCTCGTGCCGACGATCGAGGGGGAGCGGCTGTCCTGCTTCGCCATCACCGAGCCGGGTGCCGGCTCCGATGCGGCGAACATCAGGCTCGGTGCCAGGCGCGACGGGGACGACTGGGTGCTCGACGGCGAGAAGACGTTCATCACCGGAGGCGACGTGGCCGACTTCGCCATCGTGGTCGCGGTCACCGACAGGGACAGGAGCCCCCGCGACGGCGGCGCGACTGCGTTCCTCGTCGACCGGGCGATGGGCTGGCGGTCCGAGCCGATCCAGACGATGGGCGAGGGAGGTCCGGCGGCACTGGTGTTCGAGGACGTGCGGGTGCCGGGTCGCAACGTGCTCGGCGAGGTCGGGCAGGGGTTCCCGCTCGGCATGGAGTGGATCGAGAAGGGCCGGTACGTCATCCCGTCCCTCGCGCTCGGCATCGCGGAGCGTGCGCTGCAGATGGCGATCGACTACGCGAACACCCGTGAGACGTTCGGCCGGCCGATCGGCGCCAACCAGGCGATCCAGTGGAAGATCGCCGACGCCGAGACCGCGCTCGAGGCGGCACGCTGGCTGACGCTGCGGGCCGCGTGGACCGTCGACCAGGGCCTGCCGTCCCGGCACGCGTCGTCGATGGCGAAGCTCTCCGGTGCCGCGATGGTCAACCGGGTCGTCGACGACGTCCTGCAGATCCACGGCGGCATGGGCTACACGCGGGAGCTGCCGATCGAGCGGTGGTACCGGCAGGTGCGGCTGTTCCGCATCTTCGAGGGCACCGACGAGATGCAGCGGCTGATCCTGTCCCGCGACCTGCTGCGCGGCTACACGCAGATCGGTCTGTCCTAG
- a CDS encoding PadR family transcriptional regulator, with amino-acid sequence MTFARKPSPQTRAVLAALAERTADWSHGYELSRTLDIKAGTLYPILIRLAERGVVETAWEQETPSGRPPRHLYRLSADGAEYVRELRLAQSPAVRSTTEGAATIVPRVMASRPARAEA; translated from the coding sequence ATGACGTTCGCACGCAAGCCCTCCCCGCAGACACGTGCCGTGCTCGCGGCGCTCGCCGAGCGCACCGCGGACTGGAGCCACGGGTACGAGCTGTCGCGCACGCTCGACATCAAGGCCGGCACCCTGTATCCGATCCTCATCCGGCTGGCCGAGCGTGGCGTGGTCGAGACGGCGTGGGAACAGGAAACACCGTCGGGTCGCCCGCCGCGTCACCTGTACCGCCTCTCAGCCGACGGCGCGGAGTACGTGCGCGAGCTGCGGCTCGCCCAGTCGCCGGCAGTTCGGTCGACGACGGAGGGGGCGGCGACGATCGTGCCCCGTGTCATGGCGTCGAGACCCGCGAGGGCCGAGGCGTGA
- a CDS encoding pyrimidine reductase family protein, whose translation MRLVVPPAPLASPTWGDPDEPDLDAVYAYPPVPWLRVNMIASADGAAVVDGGSRALGSDADRQLLGLLRGLADVVVVGAGTVRAEGYGPLRPRQARRDARIEAGLAPVPRLAVVTHTLDLDLTAPVFTEPEVTTLVVTCEAADPDRLRAAGEVAEVVLAGGDRVDLGAALDALVGHGLPRMLCEGGPGLLGGLAAADRVDDLCLTVAPVLAGGDASRIARGPDLVPRARMRLAHALEDDSYLYLRYTR comes from the coding sequence ATGCGCCTCGTCGTGCCACCGGCACCGCTCGCCTCGCCCACGTGGGGCGACCCCGACGAGCCCGACCTCGACGCGGTCTACGCGTACCCGCCGGTGCCCTGGCTGCGGGTCAACATGATCGCGAGCGCCGACGGCGCCGCCGTCGTCGACGGCGGCTCACGTGCGCTCGGCAGCGACGCCGACCGGCAGCTGCTCGGCCTGCTGCGCGGGCTGGCCGACGTCGTGGTCGTGGGCGCGGGCACGGTCCGCGCCGAGGGGTACGGTCCGCTCCGCCCCCGCCAGGCACGGCGCGACGCGCGCATCGAGGCCGGACTCGCGCCCGTCCCCCGGCTCGCGGTCGTCACCCACACCCTCGACCTCGACCTCACGGCCCCGGTCTTCACCGAGCCCGAGGTCACCACGCTGGTCGTGACGTGCGAGGCGGCCGACCCCGACCGCCTGCGCGCCGCGGGCGAGGTCGCCGAGGTGGTCCTCGCCGGCGGCGACCGAGTCGACCTGGGGGCCGCGCTCGACGCCCTCGTCGGACACGGGCTCCCCCGCATGCTGTGCGAGGGCGGTCCCGGCCTGCTCGGCGGCCTCGCCGCCGCCGACCGCGTCGACGACCTCTGCCTCACCGTCGCGCCGGTGCTCGCCGGCGGCGACGCGTCGCGCATCGCGCGGGGCCCCGACCTCGTCCCGCGGGCGCGCATGCGCCTCGCCCACGCGCTGGAGGACGACAGCTATCTGTACCTGCGCTACACCCGCTAG